One window from the genome of Glycine soja cultivar W05 chromosome 12, ASM419377v2, whole genome shotgun sequence encodes:
- the LOC114379248 gene encoding uncharacterized protein LOC114379248 — protein MDAEQVLRLLDANWFETTIFTNKTSPPFHSAVDSASESHVKEVFPLDSKLLRAPTLQVRSLSDQNLSSSVGVFSDFPSPNSVLTPQRLRPILSGKEVEDFPLAKGNGNHENEEEEVATKKKLSHAHRRRRRFRKGKATRSLSDLEFKELKGFMDLGFVFSEEDKDSRLVSLIPGLQRLGKEDASRGNSEQNIDETVVCRPYLSEAWGVLDQRKVVNPLLNWRVPVVGNEIDMKDNLRFWAHTVASIVR, from the coding sequence ATGGATGCAGAACAAGTTTTGAGATTGTTGGATGCCAACTGGTTTGAGACAACAATTTTCACCAACAAAACCTCTCCACCTTTTCATTCAGCAGTGGATTCAGCTTCAGAGTCCCATGTGAAGGAAGTGTTTCCTTTAGATTCAAAGCTCCTGAGAGCTCCAACACTTCAAGTGAGGTCTCTTAGTGACCAAAACTTGAGCTCAAGTGTAGGTGTTTTCTCTGATTTTCCATCACCAAATTCTGTCCTCACACCACAGAGGCTGAGGCCAATTCTTTCTGGGAAGGAAGTGGAAGATTTTCCACTGGCAAAAGGTAATGGAAACCATGAAAATGAAGAGGAAGAAGTAGCCACTAAGAAAAAGCTGAGTCATGctcatagaagaagaagaagattcagaaaaggaaaagcaacAAGGAGTCTGTCAGACCTTGAGTTTAAGGAGCTAAAAGGGTTTATGGATTTGGGTTTTGTGTTTTCTGAGGAAGACAAGGACTCAAGGTTGGTTTCTTTGATACCAGGGTTGCAAAGGCTAGGAAAAGAGGATGCATCAAGAGGGAACTCAGAACAAAACATTGATGAAACTGTGGTTTGCAGGCCTTATTTGTCTGAAGCTTGGGGTGTTTTAGACCAAAGGAAGGTTGTGAATCCATTGTTGAATTGGAGGGTACCAGTTGTAGGCAATGAGATAGACATGAAGGACAATCTTAGGTTCTGGGCTCATACAGTTGCATCCATTGTAAGATAA